The window CTGAAAACCAGAGATCAGATGCTTTATTTCAATCAAATAAAGCAGTTAGACTTGCGTCAAAGCGAAATCAGGATTTTGAAGCAGGAAATAAAGGTGATCTGAGAACACTAGAAAAGAGGGACGGAAAAGTAGAACCATCCCATCCTGGTGCTGATCCTTTACGAGTTTCTATTAAGGCAGGAGATTCCCATCAGCTTAATGCTGATGCCCCCCGTGATAATGTGGTAGTGTCTAAAAGAACACCTGACCGATCTAGAGATGTTAATGCTTCAAATATCAACAGAACGAAATCCTCTAATCAGACCGCTAGTGATACATTGAAAGATGCCAAGAAACTCAGAGACGAAGCAGATCACTTGAAGGTTCCCCCATTGCTGCAACTCTCTTGCAACATTGTTGCTAGGATGGGACTTGTTTCCAAttcttattttgttttcttatgtATTCTGTAGAACTCTGGATTCACTTTTGAAAGTAACGAGCTTTACTTCCAATCTGCTCTGAAGTATCTACATGGAGCATTCCTTCTAGAGACTCTTGATAATACAAGTGGCAAGCCTGGTGATATTTCTCCCATACGATTGTATAGCACTACAGCCGAATTGTGCGAGTAAGTAAAAATGATCATCATTATAGtcacctttttttttcattttttgggTCTATTTTATAGCCTTTAAATGCAAGTAGTTGATAGCTCAGGGTTCTTCTATGTTTGAAACTTTACTTTTCCAATGGTTGGTCTTTAAATGGTGCTAACTGATAAGCCAATCTGGCTTGTGCCGAATTTGGAGGCTGGACATAAGTTCGTATATGAGACAAGAGACATTGTTTTGTACCTGAAATAAAATCCTGCAGCCACCAACCTACTTTAGCTCGACCTTTGACTCTGGCAGCTTAAAATAGACCATGTCAATACTTCAAACTTTTGGACTCCATCTTAAGAAAGTTCTCTACCATTCGATTTGatcatatatttaaaatgtcTTGGATAGTGTTTGCCAGTCCTGAGTTCAACATTGAAATCTTTGCCGTGAGTTTctttatcttttgttttattttatggaCATAGATgtctttgaatttttatttaacgAAAATGTTCAAGAGTGTTTGATGTTGATGACTCGAACCTTATTTCAACTTGCAAACTCCCAATCATTTTGCAGGTCCTGCGCTCTTGAATATGAACGTCGCCAAGAAATGGCTGCAGCATCTTTGGCATTTAAATGTATTGAAGTAGCTTACTTGAGGATAGTTTACCATAAACATTCAAGCATCAATGGAGACCGACTAGAGATGAACTCATTTCGTTCAATTGTGCAAGGTAATAGGAAAATGATTATATGATTTTTGAAGGAGACAAAACTGAAATTCATTGGTTTATTGCAACTCTTCTCTCATCTATTAATCAACATTGTGATTCTCTTTTAATGTATCCTTTCTTCAGGCGAGTCTCCATCTTCTTCTGCATCAGATGTTGATAACTTAAGCAACCACGGAGCTATGGATAAGGCTACTTTCGACAGAGGTAGTTCCCTCGGTGCTCGAAGTCAGATCTGGAATGCTGGAACCTGCACAAGTTTTGCTCGGGTCCTCAATTTTGTAAGTTTCCATTTCTACAAGAATACAAATAACTTTCGAGATCAGATTCACCAGAAATTTTATACTGCTATTGTCAATTCCTATTTCCTTTTGCAAATACAAATCTCGAATGTGAACATCTGGGGAATGTTTCAATGTTGCAGGCTCGTGATATGAATTCAGCCATGGAGGCCTCAAAAAATTCTCGAAACGCATTTGTGGCAGCCAGTTCATGTGCTAGTGAAGGAAAGCATGTGGACTACGTTGCATCAGTTAAAAAAGTGATTGATTTCAGCTTCCAAGACATTGGTGAACTCGTACAGTTGGTTCGGGTTGCTACACAGATGATAACTCACTCGGGTTTTTGCAGTGGTAGAGATTAGGTCAAAGATGTAAATAGTTATTTTTCTTTGGATTATTCTTCCTTGAGGTGATCAGTTGAGAAAGGCGAGGCATTGAAACTGACTTCAACCTGATGATATTGGTTAGGAACATTTAGGATGTTACACAGTTCGTTACTTACCAATACTTTTGTACAAAGCGAGATCAATTAGGAAATTCaaaatgtaatttttaattattcttgatctgaggaattttttttttctttttcttttttcccacCCTCCTGAGGGTCTTGTAAAGGCTTGATATCTTAGCTCCTAAAAGTGGAGCTCtagtgaaaaaaaaaggttgCAGCCTTTTAGTTTTAGGCCAACCACATATTCAAGTGTTCAAATAATATCTATTCATTTGGCAACCATAGTGAAGTATTTATCCAGTCATTACAGTTGCACAAGTTATTTTGAAGCaccttgtttcttttttttcttgtctTCTCATTTTTCAAAGGTTTAAATTTGGGTTGGAATTTGTTTGGGAGATTTTTTTTAGACCAATTAACTTTATGTTGCGAGTACAAGTTGTatccattgttttttttttcctccttttcATTCTTGATCTTTATGCATGTTAGGAGGTAAGGAATTTAGATTTCTATAgtcattgattttttttttttgacttagTCAATGAATTAGATTTCAATAAAACTATTGATTTTTTTGTTAGTCAACGAACTAGATTCAAGTATGTTAGGAGTgattctaaaataattaaaatcacttttgtaatttcaaatttattatgaaacataatcttaatcttaaaagaaatttaatagtAAATTAGTTTGAGAGATTAAAATTGTGTTGATCAAgtcaattttttagattttcaatttaaaaagtgATTTGAACTTTTAATCGTCTagaactatttaaaaaaaaggaaaagatagttagatttaaatagttttaaacttttaaaatataaattattgaATTTTCAATCGTGTCTAATAAGAAcatatttgaaattttcaaactgatgtattaaatattaaatacgATTTTATTTCTTATCGAACTCAAAGCTTATAACATTGTAATTTAACCAATCCTCAAGCAAGTATATACATTGAATTACAAGTTTTTCTTGTCAAAAAacagaacaattttgaaaacaaatttgGGTTTGGGATTCAATAATTCACTGTGTTCTTAACAAATTACCAGAAACCATTGCAAGTGCAACAACCACTTTGGAAATGATGAAATCTATTAATGTCTCTAACCACAAATTCTCTCTCCATAATCTCACTTATAAGCTTGAAAGCCTCATGACAATCACTGCACATTCTCAAGTTCTTCATTATTCTTATAGTAAGTCCTTTTGGAATGCTAATCAAACCAAATCCCAATGCCAATCTCTCACTGTGCAACCAAACCTTTTCCTCTTCTGCCTCTTCTTCTATATCAACAAACACCAATCCTTTCCTTCCTCTTACGTAACCTCGATCTTTCATTTTCTGGTCCAACTCTCTCAGTAAACACAACACTTCATCGCCTCGTGGGCATGAAGTTATTTCCCCGGCGTAGAATATGTAACTTGAATCTTTTATCTCGATCCAACTGCATCCTGGTTCTTTGTGAACTCCAGTATGTTTCATCTCAACTCGGAGTTTGTGAGCCTTCTCCATATCTCCAGCCGACGCGTAAGCATTCGACAAAGTAACATATGCACCAGCAACTTGTCTATTGGAATTCACGAGTTGCTGACAAGCTTCAGCTGCAATATCTACCCTGCCATGGCACCTACTCGCTGAAAGCAATGCTCCCCACAACAATGCCTTGTCATCAGGAGCTACATCCATCGATTTCGCTATGTCAAAGGCTTTATCTAGCTCCCCAGATCGAGCTAGCATATCGACAACACATGTATAATGCTTAGTCTCAGGCATTATCCCATATTTCTCATACATGGATGTCAAATAATAAAGGCCCTCATTAGGGAGCCCTGAATGGCTACAAGCATGCAAGACTCCAAGAAGAGTGATATGGTTAGGTTTCAGTCCTTTTCTAACCATTTCTTCAAAGAGTTGAAGAGACTTTCTCCCAAATCCATACTTTGCTGTGCTCACAATCATCGAAGTGTAAGGAATAACAGAAGGGTTTGAAATTCTGTTAAAAACGTTATCAGAATAATCAAGACTCCCACATTTAGCATACATATCAACCAACACACTTGCAACTACCTCGCTCGAATCACAGCCAAGACAAATAGCTGCACCGTGCACGACTTTTCCCGAAACCAGCCTACCCAGGCTTGCACAAGCACTAATCACACTAGCTAACATGTAAGGATTTGGACGTTCAGAACTTAAACTAGTGAATTCCCTAAACACTTTTAATGCTTCATCACCATGAGCATTCTGAGCATAAGCAGCAATCATCGAAGTCCAAGAAACTATATTCTTACAAGACATGGAATTAAAGACACTCCTAGCTTTAACAACATCATTACACTTTCCATACATATCAATAAGAGAAGAACAAACCACAATATTACATCCATAACCAAAAATCTCAACATGGGCATGGAACCTTTCACCATATCTTAAATTCGAGAGGATCGAACAGGCCTTAATCGCAGTCGCAAAAGTGAAATCATTAGGAACAACTGGACTTCTCAACATTTCCCCAAACAGCAAAAGAGCGGTACTCGGCTGGCCGTTGTCGACGTAACCAGCCATGAGTGAGGTCCACGACACAACATTTGGGTTGGGCATTTCATCGAACAGTCGGTGTGCAGTTGCAATACTGCGGAACCGGACATAGCAATTGATGAGATGGTTGACAGTGACAGTATTGTTTAAGAATCCAAGCTTTAAGGCTATGGAGTGAGTGGAGATTGAAGAAATCAAATCGTTGCAATTCCGAAGATGGAGACTGAGATTTTCAATGGTTTGAAGAAATGGCCGTTCGTTTTCGCGGGAAAGATAAGGCCTGGTGAGGGCAAAATGGAGATTTCGTTTCAACATTAGTCAAGAAATCctttttgtatttctttctctttcgtATGGTTTTCTTTTAACTCGAGCAAGGATTTGTAGGTTACATGCATTAAACGCTGTCGTTTCAACCCTTAtctaactaaaataaaaattattatagaaaaaaagtacttttttttaagaaaagacattttcaaagttttttttaaataaaaaaaatgttcgattattttaaaattaagtatttgaaaagttaaaccaaataaatcctaaaatttattaaattattgttatttcATTTGAAGGTTATGTAACAATTTTTTAGCAGAAAAAATCAATCTCTTCAAGTGAAAAGGTTGTACTTAAAGTTGACATACAAATCTTTGATACTATATATTCTATAACTACAAAACTCAGTAGACAAATATCACAAAGGTCAAAGATTTCCACCTATAAAATTGTAGAAATAATTGTTGAgcttaaatttcattttatttgtaaACTTTGAATCTTGTTATTCTTTAATCTATAAATAATGAAAGATATAGTATTAAATTTCAATCGGTTTTTAACTTATGTTTTTGGATCAATTGAAGATTTTAAAATAACTTCAATGTATTAgtgaaattattattttattttaagataAAATGTATTCTTAATCCCTGAAATTTGAAGTTCATGTCTATTTGATCCCTAAAGTTTTAGAACAAATACTTTAGTCCTATGTTTGCTAAAAACTTCTAAATGGTCCACGAGTTAACTATACTTAACGCTTACTAGGCCCATTAAGTGCCAACATGGACATTAGCTATATTTGACAATgcataaattttattgaattagttaaaaaataaattaattaaaataaaagctTTAAAATAGacctataaatatttttcatttaaaaaatgacaaataaatatagataattaaaaaaaagcttttacaaaaatagcaaaaagaaTTATGAAAATAGAGTCCATGTCATTACATTTTCTGAATTacaaaagtaacaaatttaaaatatatgttatgggctattttttctaaattcttTTATGCAATTTCCCTCgtgaaaataaataattgatcATTGATGTTTATAATAATTAAAGTTGTACGTATATTCTAAAGCTTTgaaacattttaatttatttttcaactaattaaattaaattaaataatatccACTCGGCATTTAACCATTCAACTAAGTTAAAATTAATTCAGCGATCATTTAAAAGCATTTAGCAGACGCGGTAGACGAAAGTATATGTTTTAAAATGGATCGAATAGACATTAACTTCAAATTAAGAAATCAAAATGCATTCAGTATCTATATGTTGAGTAGCCCTGATAATTGTTAAATGAGGAGTTGGATATTGTTCTAAAAaggaagaataagaagaaattTTGGGGAGATCAATGGTCTGAAATTTGCAATAAATCATTCACATAATCTCTTCTTTGTCATTTTCATACAAGGGCCTTGTAAATAAATAcagaacaaaaatatatatatatatataaagcacACGTGGCACATGATAATAGGTAAATCCAATATTCTGCTAGAATGAATCGTAACAAAGGAATTCTTGTGTTGTGGCTCCTTAGCCCTCCTTTTACGTAGCTGACTCTGACGAGTTTGACACGTCGGCTTTGCTGATTGTCTTATCCacgtttaaatttaaataaaaaaaaaatatatagaatgaAAATATGcttttcaataaataaataaataaaatatatctaTACAAGTCTCAAGATCTTGTACTAGAAATGTAGATAAGGAAATTAATGTACCACCGAAAGTGATCGATAACTAGTTACACCAATAGTGACATCCCAATATACTAATAATCACAAAGTTCTGAAATCCAAATTTCTTTACTttgtataaaagaaaatatatatgtttgaaTCCTCACCAAAATGAATAAGaataataagataaaaatcCATCAAGATTACTGGTATAGTGAAAGAGATTGTCAGATGAACAAAAAAGATATCCATTCAACCAATATTAAACATaaccatttttattttgttgacaAGAATAGGATATGGAACCGATCACTATGCCAGTTCCAACTGCTTATTAGGTGTTATAACAGCCGCATAACGCATTTATCGAAATTAGATGGAGGGGAAAAGTTAAAAAACAgtacttaaaaaaagaaaacaaaaactgTAAAAAAATTTAGGAAAACGAATAGAGATAGAAAACACTACTTTGtcatcaaataaataaataacaacaacaacaataataataaaagccAACTGTTCAACGATAGTCTCCCCAGAAAACCATCAATTTCTGTCCAAAACCGTCAACCGACCTATGACCACACCTAATCCCATCCATACAGAAGGGAAACCTTCCATTCGGGAGGTAGAGAAGGTCAAGATTCAGAATGTGCAAAAGAGACGAAGATGAATCGTAGGAAGTATTTGAAACAAGTCAAGAACAAGGAGGTTTTTCCAgagatattttttttacttcatcTGATGCTTAGTATTcaaaattaacaataataataataataacaataaaaggAGAAAAAGCAACAGATGTACAATTTCAACTAAAAATCAACCAAAGTCCAAGACGTCCTCGTAATACACTGACTTAGAATGGATCCACTCATTATATAAATCGGaccattttatattaaaaataactCAAATCTTTACTTCCCCCCCGTTTCTCCTCCCAAAAGTGCACACATAAACTTTATAATTGGGGTTTTCTCTAACCTCGTTCTGATGGCAAAATGTACAAATCTTCATTCCATCAGCTCCTGGTTTTTTTAAGATTTCACGAAAAAGCGGCACACAGACTACAGAGGCTACAGCAAGGCAGCACATCACTCGTGCTCGAGCCCCACTTACACCACGAGCCTTCCATGCTATCTCAAATAGCACCAGTTCGCCACCCTCGCCTGTGGTGGTAAGACAAAGATCAAGCCAAGTACCTAAACAAGTGGGGGTTGTCTTTGTCTCTCTCTAGATAGTCCCGAGTGATCAGGTCTTCAATTCTCTTCTTTATCGCCTTGAAATCGGGCTGCATAATGTCCGTGTTTCAGTAACTATGAGAAGCTGAGAGAAAGAATCACTATATGAAGTTAAAAGAGATGTGCTGGATTACTGACCTTGAACATACGACCCAATTGCTCGACGCACTCCATCACTAGTTGCTGATGACCAAGAACTTTTCGACTCTTCATGATACGCACGATTGAGGCGTCAATAGCATACCTTCGATCCTTGTCAACATCTTCAAtgactttctttttctcatCCACAGGCGGAAGAGGGATCTACGCAACAAACAACACCACATTCATTACGAGGAAAAGGAGCAAGGCAAATAAATAGTTGGAGAGGACCTTAACAAAAGGACTGACGAGACAATATGATGATCCTTATACCTTTATTCTCCTCATTTTGTCGGAGAATTTTGCATTGAACTCAAAATGATCGTTCGGTGAGATGGTTTTCGTATTTGGCTCCTTATTAAGAATTTTATACTTGGCACACGACAATGAGTGGAGCAGTCTAACAACATCATCATCACTCAAATTTAATTGTGTCATGATTTCGGAGTAACTTAGTCTGTCCGAAGAATTGAATAGCAACAGGGCAGAAGCCTACATTTAACAAACAGAAAGCAAACTTATCATATCAACAACAATACTCTTCAGGAAGAGGTCAAAACAACTTTATAAGCACTTCACCTGATATGTTGTCACAATCAGCTCCATCGTCTTCGGTTCAAATTTTCCACTGATGTTACAAGTACCCAATGAGTAAATCCATGTAAGTTTTCTATGCTTGGTTTTTGTTTGATAAAACTCTCTGAAAACTTCAACACACTTTACCTGAATCAAAAAGAACACATGGTTTGTTATGACAAGCGTCCAAGTTTTAAGGCACAACCAAAACTATCATTGTAATTCCCACCCACCCcccaaaaatatatatatatacacacatgcATACATaacatatatatctatatatataaaagagaaaCCAACGCATACCATCTCCGCCGGCAGGTTGAGGTCAAAAGACTTGTAGCTTGGCCAAAATCCAGTAGTC is drawn from Cucumis melo cultivar AY chromosome 11, USDA_Cmelo_AY_1.0, whole genome shotgun sequence and contains these coding sequences:
- the LOC103497869 gene encoding pentatricopeptide repeat-containing protein At4g15720 — its product is MLKRNLHFALTRPYLSRENERPFLQTIENLSLHLRNCNDLISSISTHSIALKLGFLNNTVTVNHLINCYVRFRSIATAHRLFDEMPNPNVVSWTSLMAGYVDNGQPSTALLLFGEMLRSPVVPNDFTFATAIKACSILSNLRYGERFHAHVEIFGYGCNIVVCSSLIDMYGKCNDVVKARSVFNSMSCKNIVSWTSMIAAYAQNAHGDEALKVFREFTSLSSERPNPYMLASVISACASLGRLVSGKVVHGAAICLGCDSSEVVASVLVDMYAKCGSLDYSDNVFNRISNPSVIPYTSMIVSTAKYGFGRKSLQLFEEMVRKGLKPNHITLLGVLHACSHSGLPNEGLYYLTSMYEKYGIMPETKHYTCVVDMLARSGELDKAFDIAKSMDVAPDDKALLWGALLSASRCHGRVDIAAEACQQLVNSNRQVAGAYVTLSNAYASAGDMEKAHKLRVEMKHTGVHKEPGCSWIEIKDSSYIFYAGEITSCPRGDEVLCLLRELDQKMKDRGYVRGRKGLVFVDIEEEAEEEKVWLHSERLALGFGLISIPKGLTIRIMKNLRMCSDCHEAFKLISEIMEREFVVRDINRFHHFQSGCCTCNGFW